From Weissella diestrammenae, a single genomic window includes:
- a CDS encoding peptide ABC transporter substrate-binding protein has product MNKVLKTSALLSATLIIGSSVSTLATVSAASYQTINWTESADLGTMDSSAVTDVVSFDALQATGEGLYRNDKQQKPALALAKSVDKSDDGLKYTFHLRSGLKWSNGDALTAQDFVYGWQRTNNPKTASQYAYLFSGIKNADDIQNGKNTDLNSLGVKAIDDTTLEVTLDKPMPQLAAVLTMAPFYPQNEKFVEKAGKKYGTAAKYTLASGPFILKDWTGSNNKYSFVKNTKYYDAKVVKSPKIVVQTIKDQNTGYNLYKSGKIDFTNLSADQVNASKKKKDYRVIPQATTFYLEFNQQKVEFANVKIRQAISYAIDRQQMAKKILTGTATPATSFTSANLAKDPNTGEDFAKSASVKGAITYDAKKAGQLYQEGLKEIGKDKIDFSILTDDTDGAKKTAQFLQSQVEKNLKGSKVSVKTVPFKQRLNLSSTKKFDVVISAWGADYADPISFLDLYTAGTSFNNGSWKNDAYDTAVAKAQGADILNPSARYADLKEAEQVIEKEAGVAPLYYRSYATLFRSSVKGVITSSIGSPYDWKYAYKK; this is encoded by the coding sequence TCAAACAATCAACTGGACAGAATCCGCTGACCTAGGGACGATGGATTCATCAGCGGTAACAGATGTGGTATCGTTTGATGCGTTACAGGCAACTGGCGAAGGACTCTATCGAAATGATAAGCAACAAAAGCCTGCGCTAGCATTGGCGAAGTCTGTCGATAAATCAGACGATGGATTGAAGTACACATTTCATTTGCGAAGCGGGTTAAAGTGGTCTAATGGGGACGCTTTGACTGCGCAAGATTTTGTTTATGGTTGGCAACGTACGAATAACCCCAAAACTGCTTCACAATACGCTTACCTGTTCTCAGGGATTAAGAATGCTGATGACATTCAAAATGGTAAGAATACAGATTTGAATTCATTAGGGGTAAAAGCGATTGACGATACCACCCTGGAAGTCACATTGGATAAGCCGATGCCACAATTGGCAGCCGTTTTGACAATGGCACCATTCTATCCACAAAATGAAAAGTTTGTTGAAAAGGCCGGTAAGAAGTACGGTACTGCGGCTAAATATACTTTGGCATCAGGACCATTTATCTTAAAGGACTGGACTGGATCGAATAATAAATACAGTTTTGTTAAAAATACGAAATACTATGATGCGAAGGTAGTTAAGTCGCCTAAAATTGTTGTTCAAACAATTAAAGATCAAAATACTGGCTATAATTTATATAAGTCAGGTAAGATCGACTTCACAAATTTGAGTGCTGATCAAGTGAATGCCTCAAAAAAGAAGAAAGACTATCGAGTGATTCCACAAGCGACGACCTTCTATCTTGAATTTAACCAACAAAAGGTCGAATTTGCTAATGTGAAGATTCGTCAGGCAATTTCATATGCGATTGATCGCCAGCAAATGGCAAAGAAGATTTTGACGGGGACGGCTACACCAGCTACGTCCTTTACTTCTGCTAACTTGGCGAAGGATCCAAATACCGGTGAAGACTTTGCCAAGTCTGCGTCAGTAAAGGGTGCTATCACGTATGATGCGAAGAAAGCAGGTCAGTTGTATCAAGAGGGATTGAAAGAAATTGGGAAGGATAAGATTGATTTCTCAATTTTGACTGATGATACAGATGGGGCAAAGAAAACAGCTCAGTTCTTACAATCACAAGTTGAAAAGAACTTGAAGGGATCAAAAGTCTCAGTTAAAACGGTGCCATTCAAGCAACGTTTGAATTTGTCATCAACAAAGAAGTTTGACGTTGTGATTTCAGCATGGGGCGCCGATTATGCAGACCCAATTTCATTCCTTGACTTGTATACTGCGGGGACATCATTTAATAATGGTTCATGGAAGAATGATGCCTATGATACTGCCGTTGCTAAAGCACAAGGCGCAGATATTTTGAATCCTTCTGCTCGCTATGCCGATTTGAAGGAGGCTGAGCAAGTAATTGAAAAGGAAGCTGGGGTTGCACCGCTTTATTACCGTTCGTATGCGACATTGTTCCGTTCATCAGTAAAGGGCGTTATTACCAGTTCAATTGGTTCACCGTATGACTGGAAGTATGCATACAAAAAATAA